CGAGGGCTACGTTCCACGAGTGCGTCTTGCCTCGCTCAGTTGACTCCGGGACAGCGGTCCGCACGCCCACGGTGTTCGGCAACGCCACGCGGCCATCGCGTAAGTCCGGTGTCTCGAGGTGCGGTCTGACCTTGGCGGGACACCCGCACATGCTGCGCCACGCGTGCGGCTTCGCGCTGGCCAACCGTGGACGTGATACGCGGCTGATTCAAACCTACCTGGACCACCTGAACATCAGCTCGACGGTGGGTTACACGGCGACGAATCCAGCGCGCTTTCAGCGCATTTGGGAATAAGCGGCGATTGAATTCTCGCTAGCTGGATGCGTCTAAACGAAAGACGCGGCGACGAATTTCGTCCGGGTCTCTCAAGTCTGCGGCGACCAAGGGGAGTCTCGCAACTGATTCTACCAGCTCGTTCTCATCGATGCGACTATGCAGAGCGCTATCCCTAGAGTAGTCTTCGGCCATCGCCTCAAGGACAATCCCTCGAATGGCGACGGCCAACACGTTAGCGCCCGGACTGCATCGTTTGGCCAGTCCATTAATCATGAAGGAGTAACCCTTTTCAGAGGTCGAGGTGGAAACGATCTGGTCATGATTGGGGTGGCTGCGCAACTCCGCAAAGAACGCCGCCGCAGAACGCACATCTCCTGGCTCGACCTCGGCGATACTCTCGCCCGCATTCAATTCCTTAACCAACGATTCAAGGTTGTGTGCGTTCATGATCGTGACCGGTCGCCCGTCACACCTCTGAAGTATTCTACATGACAACTACCCGCCGACCGACCTTAATCCGTGCCAAAGATCGTGCTTGCGAAGCCAGTAGTGCGCGTGCGCTACGCACGCTACGAATGCAGGTGACGGTGAAGTATCGCCCACCGTCGTACATCTCAACCTGGCCGTTTCGACGCCCGCCAGGTGAAATGTGCCGCGGCGAAGGATGTGAACTCCTGTGCCACTTGGCGAGACTTCCGTTATAGGAGTCGACGGCGTTGATGATTTCTTGCGCCCAGCGTTCGATGCTGCGGCTATGGCGCTCGGCGCACAGACAGGCGACGTGTGCCGGTTGTTTCTCCATCACGGCCTGGTACTCACGCTCGCCGGCATCGCGATCGACATCGGTGCCGCGAAGCTGCTCACGGCGTGTCATGTCGGCGCTGCTGTTCGGCGTGAGCCGGATGGATCCATGACGTACGTCACAGTCGCGGCGGGCCTGGCGACCGTCGCCCTGCGAAGGTCGAAAGCTCGAGCAGGAGCTCGAGACGAAAGCCGAGCTCATGAAGGCGCTCGACGACTCGTTCGCGTTCTGCGATGAGGTGTTCGCATCGCTCACCGACGCGAACGTGATGGATTTTGTGAAGCGAGGCAAGGGCGAGATCGTAAAGACGGCCCTCCTCGTCGGCCTTCTGGCTCACGGCGCCGAGATGTATGGCGTCAGCACGGTCTATCTCCGGGCAAGGAACCTGGTACCCCTTCAACCGAGCGGCAGTCGCGGCGTCGCGGCAGTGGCGAACGCAGGCGGTAGAGACGCGGGCTCACGCCGGCCCCGACCCGGCGAACTGGTTGACCACGCCGTGGTCCGCGTGAACAATCTGCCACTCTCCGCTGTGCAAGGCAGGCGGTGGGCAATGCGGCGGTGGTGCTGCGGCGGTGGTGTTGTGCAAGGCGGCGGTGGTGTGCGCGGCGGTGGTGGTGCTGAGGGCGTCTGATAACGGACGATATGTAAACTGAGGAGGCGGGTGGGAGGTGAGCATGACAGGGCCTTCATGCTTCCTATCGTCCCTGCGCCACGGTGGACGGGTCGCCGTCTGTAGACTCACCATCCGTAACGTGAATGACGGTCGGCGGGTATGAATTGAAATGGCTGACGGCCCAGGTCTCGACAGCGACTTTTGCGCGTCGGAGGGCTTCGCACATGGGTGTGGCGCCGTTATGCACCGGATCCAGCCAGACTGGGAATTGAAAGCTCTGATCGACGAGGCCGCCTGCGCCATCCGGCACCTTTTTGTTCCGGTTCTCGAGCCTGACTGGGTTAAAGGCAATCTGGCTGATCGGAACGAAGTCGCGGCCGGCAAGGGTGCGCTGAAGGACTTGGCCAACCATCTGGCCGTACCCCGTGACCCCGATGTCGAAGTAGTCGCGAACCTCCTCGCCCTTGGCACATCTCGTTACGAGGGTCTGAAGGAGCCGATTGATGACGTCCGCGAGCTCCTGCGCCTTGGACCGCCCAGTGCCCGTTCCGGCGAACGGATCGCCCATCGACCCTGACTGGTCGATGACGAACAGAAAACATGAAGGGTTGGCTCGACTGATTTCAGTCGTGTAGGGCACGTCAGCCTCCGTGTGGGTTTACGAGCGACGCCTCGGCTCAGGCGAATCTTATACGAAAATGGCTGAGGTTACTTGCGGGAGCCGGCGATGAAAACCCTTCGCCATCTTCGCGTCCGTGTCTTCGTCAATAGCCAGCCCGTTCATGGTGCCCGCGACCGAAACCGCTCAAGGTAGCGCAGGCCGTAGCTAACACCGTAGACAGGGCAGTTCCCGTCCTGCGAGAACCTGGGGACGTAGTGGTGTTGCTTCGGACGCGTTGTGCTCATCAGTCGGCTTTCCAGGCTGGATCATCTTCCAGGTGGAGATTGTTCACCTGGAGCCAGTGCCGACGCGCCGTATCGCCGCTGACC
This is a stretch of genomic DNA from Luteitalea sp.. It encodes these proteins:
- a CDS encoding tyrosine-type recombinase/integrase, translating into MNGRRRSRATFHECVLPRSVDSGTAVRTPTVFGNATRPSRKSGVSRCGLTLAGHPHMLRHACGFALANRGRDTRLIQTYLDHLNISSTVGYTATNPARFQRIWE